AATCCATTCCCACGATAACCAGCCGGCCCTGCTCGTTGCGCTGCCAGTACAAGCGCTTGATGCCCTCGCTGGTAAGGGTCGGGGAACGATAGAGCTGGCCGAAATAGGTGACCCAGTAGTCCGGACCTTGCACGGCCCGTACGTCCTCGATCAGCACATGAATCCAAGGCAGCTTGGCAAAGAGCTGGCGCTTGTGACCGCGATAGTTCTCAAAAGGCTCGCCGGAAGCGATGGCGAATTTGTTCGCGTCGTGGAAAGCGAAAAAATCTTCAGACTTGCGCGACCAGGCCTTGGCCCATTCCAGGGTGGCGGCGACAACTTCCTGGGCTTCCTTGGAGGCGGTTGGTGTGTCTTTGGCCCAATGAACCTCGTTGGCAATGACCACCGGGAGGATACGCTTGGTGAGCTGCGGGTCAAGCTCCTTGATGTCAGGATTATTGAGCGCCACGCAGCCACGGCTCTCATTGGGGGTGATGGGCCTGCCCCGGCCATGGATCCATATGCCGGAGCCCTTGCGCCCGTTTATGACATCAATGGGGTTGGGATAGTTGAGAGTAAAGGCCAGGTCGCCATAGAGGCCGAAATCGAGCCCACCCCCGATACGCTCCTTGATGAAGTACACTCCCTCGGGAGTCTTCAAGTCGCCCTCGCGCCATTTGGTGCCAGGTTCCTGGCCCGTGGTGCACGGCAGCTGCTTTATGGGCTGCAGAGGGCTTTTCTGCTCGAAAAACCAGAAGGTCTGGGAAGACTTGTCCACCGCCAGAAACCTCTGCGGGCCGTAGGGATCGGCCTTGAGATCGACGGTCCACCCCTCTCCGGCAGCGAATGCCGGGGCAAAGGACAAGCAAAGCAATGCGGCGACAACGAAACCGAGTGTGGATGATTTGGCGTTTGGCGCAGCCACGGTCTGGCTCCTCCTTGAGTCGACGGTGGTCTTGATCGAACTCAAATCCCTTTGGCCGCTACGAGGTCGGCCCGGGTAAATATGGACTGCAGTTCGTACCCGGCAGCGGCCAGATTCTCCCGGCCGCCTTCCTGGCGGTCCAGCACGGCCAGCACGGCGACGATTTCGAGCCCCGCAGCGCGCACACGCTCGCACGCCTTGAGCAGAGTACCGCCGGTAGTGACGACATCCTCAAGCATGGCCACCTTGTCGCCTTGCTTGAAGTTGCCCAATCCTTCCAGGTACTGGTTGGTTCCATGGCCCTTGGCCTGCTTGCGGACAATGAAACCCGGCAGAGGGCGTTTGCCGATAAAGGACATGACCGTAACGGCGCTCACCAGGGGGTCGGCCCCCAAAGTCATGCCGCCTACGCCCTGCACGTCTATGCCCGAGAGCATCTCGCAGAACATGCTGCCGATGAGGAAGGAACCTTCGGGATGCAGTGCCGTGGGTTTGCAGTCGAAGTAGTAGTCGCTCTTGCGACCTGAAGTGAGGACGAAATCGCCCTCACGGTAGGATTTGTCGAGAATGATTTTGGCGAGCCGCTGTTTCACGCCCCGAACACCCTTTTGTAGATGGCCGCCTCCTGATTGAGGAAATTGGCCGGATTGAACAGTTCGTCCAGCTTGCTTTCGCCTAATGTGCTGGCGATGGCCGTATCATGGCGGACCTCATCCGGGAAGAGCTTTTTTTCCGTCCAGCAGCGCATGGCCACGGCCTGCACGCTCTCGTAGGCCGCCTGGCGGTCCATTCCAGCGTCGATGAGGGCCAGCAGGATCGCCTGCGAGAAGAACAGTCCGTAGGACCCCCAGAGGTTGCGCTCCATGTTCTCGGGAATGATGCGCAGCCCGGAGAGCAGGTTGGCCAGGCGGTGGAGCATGTAGTCGGCCAGGATCGTGGAGTCCGGCATAATGACGCGCTCAACCGAAGAATGGGAGATGTCGCGCTCGTGCCACAGGGCCATGTTTTCCATGGATGCCAGCGCATTGGTGCGCAAAAGCCTGGAAAGCCCGGCCAGGTTTTCGGCGGAAATGGGGTTCTTCTTGTGGGGCATGGCCGAAGAGCCTTTCTGGCCCTTTCCGAAGCCCTCTTCCACTTCGAGCACCTCGGTGCGCTGGAGATGGCGCAGCTCAACGCAGATGCGCTCCACACCGCCGCCCAAAAGGCCCAGCGCAGTGAAGAATTCGGCATGCCGGTCCCGCTGCACGATCTGGGTGGACACCGGATCAGGGATAAGCCCCAAGATGGCGCAGGCCCTCTCCTCCAATTCAGGGGAAAGATAGACGTAGGTGCCAACCGCGCCGGAAATCTTGCCCACGGCCACGGACTCCACGGCTCTGGCCACGCGCTCCCTATGGCGGCAAAATTCCGCGTAGAACACCGTCATCTTGAGCCCGAAACTGGTGGGCTCCGCATGGATGCCGTGGGTGCGGCCCATGCACAAACGGCCCCTGTGGGCAAGAGCCATTTCCTTGAGCACCCCTATCAACCTGTCGATGCCTTCGAGTATTTTAAGGCCTGCGCGCTTGAGCAAAAGACCGTTGGCCGTGTCCACGATGTCCGAACTGGTGCACCCCAGGTGGATGAAGCGCGCCGAAGGGCCCACGATCTCTTCCACATTGGTGAGAAACGCGATGACGTCGTGCCGGGTGCGCTCCTCGATCTCGAGGATGCGGTCCACGTCGATGTCCGCCTTGGTGCGGATGGTCTCCATGTCAGTGGCAGGAATCCTACCCATGGCATGCCATGCCTCGCAAACAGCGAGCTCGACTTCCAGCCAAGCCCTGAACCTGTTTTCAAGGCTCCAGAGCCGGCCCATTTCCGGGCGGGTGTAGCGTTCGATCATGTATTTGGCGTGGGGTTAGGATGGACCCGGTTTCCGGGCCAAAAACAAGCAAGGCAGCCGAAGCTGCCTTGCAAGGGCCTTGTCAGTTGGAACAGCCTCCCGAGGCGCAGGAAGCAGCACATGGCTTCACTTCCGGCTTGGCTTCCGGCTTTGGAGCCGGCGCGGCCTCGGCGGTAGCGGATTCCGTTTTCGCAGAGGAAGGTTTGGAATACGCATCGGAATACCAGCCCCCTCCCTTCAACACGAAGGAGGAGCTGGAAATAAGACGTTCGGCCTTGCCACCGCAGACAGGACAAGGGACTTTGCGCTCGGCGAAGTCCTTCTGCCATTCCTCGAAAGTCTGCTGGCATTCCTGGCAGCGATATTCGTAGATGGGCATGACTGCCTCCTTAACGACGCTCAAATCGGAACAGCTCTTGAAGTATGATTCGCAGGAGCTGTTGTCAAATACTCGGCTAGGCCTTTTTTGCGGCCTTTGCTTCGCGCACGCGTTCTTTCAGGCGCTCCTGACGACGCTTGCGGCGGCGGTCCAATTCTTTCTTGCGCTCGATTTTCTTGTGAGCCATGGGTCGTTCCTCCTGGCGGTATACGCTCGAAAAGAAACCCCCTAATTGTTTGACCCAAGTCTGTCCAGGTGTTTTTTTCCTCGAAAACGGCTACCACCATGGTCATGAGCAATTCCCGTGCCCGTATTGTCCTGCTCCTCGTGGTAGCGGCCACGGCCTTGGCCATCCGGCTGGCCTGGCTGGAATCGACCTCGCTCTGGTGGGACGAATTCGTGACCCTGGGACGGGCCAAGCTCGGATTGTCCGAAATATGGAGAAACCTTTCCTACCAGGGGCCGTCCGATTCCTCGCTCGACTCCTCACCCCCACTTTTACACTTCATTCTTCACGCCGTTCTGGCCGCAGGGGGGGCTTCGGAAACATGGGTGAAGCTTCCTAGCGTCGTTTTCGGGGCACTCACGGTGCTTGTCCTCTATCCCCTGGGCACCAGGCTTTTCGGAGGGAGGGCGGGGCTCTATGCATCCGCCCTGCTCGGGTTCTCGATCTACCATCTCCATTACAGCCGCGAGGCCCGCCCCTATTCGCTCTACCTGCTTCTTGCCGCCAGCTCTCTGTGGCTTTTGCTGAGAGCCCTGGAGCTGAACCGGACCAGGGATTGGGCCGCCTACACCCTCGCGGCCGCCGTAACGCTCTATGCGTCGTACCTTGGGGGGGCAAGCCTTGCCGCGCAAGGCGTGTACTTCGCCTATTTGACTCTCTCCCGCCGGCTGACAAAAGGTCGTTTCCTGCCGGCCGCAGTCAGCATGGCCGCAGCGGCCGCAGCCTATGCCCCCTGGCTCCCGGGGCATCTGTTCCACATGCGGCTGATCTATTCGCCGCAATCGGACATGGGCCTTACCTGGGATTTTTTATCGCGAGCCCTGTTGGAATTCACCACCCAGAGTACATTATACTTGGCCTGCGCCTGTTTCGGATCATTCGTGGGGCTTTGGCGAAACAAAGACGGGCTCGCGCTTCTTATCTTCTGGCTCCTCTTTCCTGTGGCCACGGCCATGCTTCTGAAAACTGGCATAGCTGTGAATCCCCGGTACCTCATCAATTTCGTTCCAGGGCTGGCTTTGCTGGCCGGAGCTGGCCTGGACGGCCTGGTGAAAGGGCTCTCCATCGGCCTGCCAAGCCGCGCCGCCGCGCTTCTCGGGCTTTTCGCCGCCATCGGCCTCTCCTGGCCCAGCCTTACCGGGCTGTCGGACTACTACCGCCGCGACCAGCACTCCGTCCGTGAAGACCTTCTGGATATTGCCGAAAACTCCCCGGGCATCGATGCGCTGGCTTTTGCCCGCAACCGTCACATCAAGGTATTCGCCCGTTGGTATCTGCGGGATATCTACGGCGATCTGCGTGATAGCGGCGATTTGCGCTACAAAAGGGTGATGCTCCTTAGCGGCCGGGATTTTCTTCCCGAGGGCCTGGGCCAGCCTGAACGGTTTGGAGACCTCTACGGCTTCCGCCTCGGACTTCTCAACCTGAGCCCGCTTGCGGCAGTCAACACCTACAAGATGAATTTCTCGGACATGAGTTTCTACCGGGAGGCGGCGCAGTGGAACAATGTCGGACCCGACCTGTTTCAGAAAACGCTCAGCCTCTACGATCCGGAACGCCCAGGCCGGGCTCTCTGGCGCTTTAGAGCGCCCGAAGGCGGATTTACGGGCGATATCCCCGCGCGCTGCCTGCTGCGGCTTACCCGCAGCCAGGCCACGCCCCCTCCCGACGCCACTGTAACCGTCGTGGCCGGAGACAGTCCCGAGAGGCTCGCCACACTGCGCACATTCTCCCAGGCTGATTTCGCTGGTACCGGTCTGGATATTCGCCTGAGCATCCCGAAACCTGCGGGAGACGAGCTGACCTTTGGCTTTCTTCTTGAGCCCGGGACGGTCCACGGCGGCATCGACCTGGTAACCATGGAAATCTTCTTCCCCGACCGTCCTGGTTCGCCGCAGCTCATGGCCAGCTCCCTTGAGGGAAAAGCGGACATAGTCCCCTGGAAACCAGGAACCGTGCGCCTGGGCGATTCTTCACTGTACGGCTTCGCCAGCAACGACCCCTTGCTTCAGGCCTTCCTGGCGGAGAATCCAAACATCGCTCCCGTGGCTTCCTTACCCGGCTTGAGCCTGTACGATCCCGCCCTTGCCCGGCCCTGGTTTGCCCTTCCCGATACTCGCGAGGTGCTCATGCCCCAGGAGACCAAGGGGCTCCTGGTCTCCGGGGCCATGTCCGGGCAAAGTCTGAACCTTGGGAAAACGGCATTGGAGCTTCCATTCGATGCCCCTCCCGGATCGACCCTGGCGCTCAATCCAGGCGGCCGCGGCAGGCTCTGGGCAACACAGGATTATTCCGTTGGCCCCGGGGCCGCGTTTTCCAGTTTCAACATCACAGCTGGGCCAGAAGGCCCGTGTCTTACCTGTGCCAATGAAAACAGCTGCTTCATCACCTACGCCCTGCGTTCGCGCCTTCCGGTACGGGAAGTGCGGTTGGTCTATTGCCCGGAAGCTTACGGCGAACCCGGCATGGAAAACGGGGTGCGCCTCTCATTCTCCACGGACGGCAACTCCTACAGAACGCTCGACTCCTTTACTGTTGCGGAATCGGAACTGTGGGAAGGCAAGAAACGCCGGATTTCCCGGACCACCCTGGACAAGCCTTCGGAGCGCATCTACCTGCGATTCGAACTCAGCAGCAGCAAGGCCCGCCTCTGGGCAGGGCCTGGCTATCCCATGCGGATAGACGCTTGGCTTGACCCGGCCCAGATCATCCCCATGAAGCCTTTCGCATCCCCCTTCTCTCTCTCCAAAGGCGCTGGCCCCCTTCGCCTCTACCTCTCAACCAAACCTCTTGAAGACCTGGACCGGCTCCTGGCCCCGCACTAAGGCACAACCATGCATCCTGTTACTTCCCACTCCCGGCACACTGTTTTGAGCGTGGTTATTCTTGCTCTATCCCTTTTTTCCCTGCCGGTTTCCGCTGCAACACCCGGCGACCTCTTTGCCGAAGGATACAGGCATCTTACCGGGCAAGGCCAGCCTCGGGACGCAACCATGGCGGCGTCCTTATTTCTTGAAGCTGCACAGGCCGGCGAGCCCCAGGCTCAATACCAGCTTGGAGTGATGTACATGGATGGGCTGGGAGTGCCGACGGACTCGCTTTGGGCGTATTTCTGGCTGAGCCGGGCGATCCAAAATCCAGGTCTGCCGGATTTGGCCAGGGAGCAGGCGCGCGGTCGACTGGACGCCCTCAGGAAACAGCTTTCGGCAGACCAAAAAAGGCGGTTGGGGCTGAGCAACGATGAGACCAGAATCCCTTAAATCCAAAGGCCTTTCCCCTTGAACCATCAAAAAACGGGATCCACCGTTTTTCCGGTGAATCCCGCGAAGCATAATGCCGGGTCCAGGGGGAGATGCCTCCCCCCTGGTCGCCGAAGGCATCTTAACTGTTATTCGGATATAATCCTGTCCTGCGGTTCGGTGAGCATAAACTCGCCCTTTTCTATCTTCCCCTTTAATTCCTGAGCTATCTCCAAAGACAGGGCGTAGCTGGTCAGAGGGACGGTTCGGACCTTTTGGCCGTTCACGTCTATCTCACCGCTTTTGAGTTCAGCGAATGTTGGTTGAGCCAGGACATTGTTCACGCCGTTCGGATAATCCTGCCCGTAGTCTCGCACGGGCATGGTGATGTCCGCGTCGGAGACGCCTGTGAAAAAGGCCATGTCCTCATCCAAAATGGGAATTGGAATGCCCACGCCCACATTGAGCGAGCAGCCGTAGCCCAGGATGGAAACACCTCGAACCCATTTGGGGCTCATGGCCTTCATGTCGCCTTTGAGCATGAGCGTTCCGGAGGCGGTGAGCGGAATTCCCCGTTCGTTTCGAGCTGGTTTCGGGTTATGCTGCGTGCCCGCGCCGATCACCCAGCCCGTTCCGCCGCCGAGCCAGATTTTGGTCCCAAGGCCAATGGTGCGCAGATAGGGATCGTTGAACAACGGCGAGAGCTGCCCGGCTGTGGCGTAGTTGGCGTTTCGCATGGTGGGCTTGAGCGGGCCCATGTACGTGTAGATGACGCGGCTGCCTGTGTTCACGGCCACGTTGTAGCTCTGGTAGCAGTTTCGAGGATTCAACAGCTCCGCGTATTTCAAGTCCGCCAGAGTGACCGACTTGTCCAGTTCGCGCCTGGGGTAGCAGTCCGTGCCGTAGGCTGTGGCCTTGAGCCTGACGGCCTTGCCCCGCAAAAGCTCCTCGATCACATGGCCGCCGCCGTACAGGAATCTGCCGGGATAGACCTTGTTCAGAGGGTCGTCCTCCCGGGGCTCTGTGCAACCGAGATAGGCGTCCACCGCAGCGAGACCGGCATAACAGGGCACACCGTTCAGCCATACCTGCGAAGCCTTGATGGTCGGCGGCTCCTGGCCGAAATTGAAAAGCATCCCGGAAGAGCACATGGGTGAAAACGTACCCGTGGTGACCACGTCCACGTCTTTGGCAGCCGCGGTTTTCCCTTTCCGGCGCACTTCTTCCACCATCTCCTCGGCTGTGAGAATGACGGCTTTGCCTTTTTTTATCCGCTCATTGATCTCGCGGATGGTTTTGTGAACCTTCACCATGGCTTTCAGCCTCCCTAAGAAGAAAAGACGCGGCATCATGGCCAAAAACAGATGGCTTGGCAATACGCTCCCGGGCGCGGTTGAATCCGGTTCATTTTTGGTCTAGCTTTTACCCATCCTCGGAATAGCTCTATCCAACACCCACAGTGCTCAAACAACAGCTCCGCCGCCATCTTGCCCAGATAACTCCAGAACAGGACCTTGTCCGCTGGTATGATCCCCTTGATCTCCATCCGTTGCCCGATTCACTGGAGATCGTAATCGAATTTCCACACGCTCATTTCGGGTACTGGTTTGAAACCAAGATCAAAGATCATTTTGAAAAGCAGGTCAGCCTGTTTCTGGGGCCGGGCTACGTCCTTCGCTACCGAAGCCGGGCAGGCGCCTCGCCTAACGCAGCTTCTGCGGAATTTAAAGCTGCTGTCCTTGATTTTCCTTTCGGCCACGAGTTCACCTTCGAGCAGTTCTTCACCAATCAGAAAAACCTCTTTCCTTTGGCCACGGCCAAGGACGTGGCCAAATGCCGTGAAGTGAAGTTCAATCCTTTGATCATCCAAGGCGAGCCGGGGACCGGGAAAACACACCTGCTTCGCTGCATGGCAAACGAAATAAGCAAATACAGGGACAAGAATTTCATGTTCCTGGCCACTCTGGACGAACTCGCGGAGATGTATGATACCGT
The sequence above is drawn from the Desulfovibrio sp. genome and encodes:
- a CDS encoding L,D-transpeptidase family protein produces the protein MAAPNAKSSTLGFVVAALLCLSFAPAFAAGEGWTVDLKADPYGPQRFLAVDKSSQTFWFFEQKSPLQPIKQLPCTTGQEPGTKWREGDLKTPEGVYFIKERIGGGLDFGLYGDLAFTLNYPNPIDVINGRKGSGIWIHGRGRPITPNESRGCVALNNPDIKELDPQLTKRILPVVIANEVHWAKDTPTASKEAQEVVAATLEWAKAWSRKSEDFFAFHDANKFAIASGEPFENYRGHKRQLFAKLPWIHVLIEDVRAVQGPDYWVTYFGQLYRSPTLTSEGIKRLYWQRNEQGRLVIVGMDFDETSLGLEGKYLSRVRDDVSKSVEAWRQAWEKGKLSEYIQFYGENATQGDRKGKASIREQKQQLWAGNKAPKKVVIRDMKFSLAQDGVKVEFIQEYASKDGNTDKGRKRMVFGPTGDGWTILDEDWSKI
- a CDS encoding adenylosuccinate lyase, whose product is MIERYTRPEMGRLWSLENRFRAWLEVELAVCEAWHAMGRIPATDMETIRTKADIDVDRILEIEERTRHDVIAFLTNVEEIVGPSARFIHLGCTSSDIVDTANGLLLKRAGLKILEGIDRLIGVLKEMALAHRGRLCMGRTHGIHAEPTSFGLKMTVFYAEFCRHRERVARAVESVAVGKISGAVGTYVYLSPELEERACAILGLIPDPVSTQIVQRDRHAEFFTALGLLGGGVERICVELRHLQRTEVLEVEEGFGKGQKGSSAMPHKKNPISAENLAGLSRLLRTNALASMENMALWHERDISHSSVERVIMPDSTILADYMLHRLANLLSGLRIIPENMERNLWGSYGLFFSQAILLALIDAGMDRQAAYESVQAVAMRCWTEKKLFPDEVRHDTAIASTLGESKLDELFNPANFLNQEAAIYKRVFGA
- a CDS encoding homocysteine biosynthesis protein; this translates as MVKVHKTIREINERIKKGKAVILTAEEMVEEVRRKGKTAAAKDVDVVTTGTFSPMCSSGMLFNFGQEPPTIKASQVWLNGVPCYAGLAAVDAYLGCTEPREDDPLNKVYPGRFLYGGGHVIEELLRGKAVRLKATAYGTDCYPRRELDKSVTLADLKYAELLNPRNCYQSYNVAVNTGSRVIYTYMGPLKPTMRNANYATAGQLSPLFNDPYLRTIGLGTKIWLGGGTGWVIGAGTQHNPKPARNERGIPLTASGTLMLKGDMKAMSPKWVRGVSILGYGCSLNVGVGIPIPILDEDMAFFTGVSDADITMPVRDYGQDYPNGVNNVLAQPTFAELKSGEIDVNGQKVRTVPLTSYALSLEIAQELKGKIEKGEFMLTEPQDRIISE
- a CDS encoding glycosyltransferase family 39 protein: MSNSRARIVLLLVVAATALAIRLAWLESTSLWWDEFVTLGRAKLGLSEIWRNLSYQGPSDSSLDSSPPLLHFILHAVLAAGGASETWVKLPSVVFGALTVLVLYPLGTRLFGGRAGLYASALLGFSIYHLHYSREARPYSLYLLLAASSLWLLLRALELNRTRDWAAYTLAAAVTLYASYLGGASLAAQGVYFAYLTLSRRLTKGRFLPAAVSMAAAAAAYAPWLPGHLFHMRLIYSPQSDMGLTWDFLSRALLEFTTQSTLYLACACFGSFVGLWRNKDGLALLIFWLLFPVATAMLLKTGIAVNPRYLINFVPGLALLAGAGLDGLVKGLSIGLPSRAAALLGLFAAIGLSWPSLTGLSDYYRRDQHSVREDLLDIAENSPGIDALAFARNRHIKVFARWYLRDIYGDLRDSGDLRYKRVMLLSGRDFLPEGLGQPERFGDLYGFRLGLLNLSPLAAVNTYKMNFSDMSFYREAAQWNNVGPDLFQKTLSLYDPERPGRALWRFRAPEGGFTGDIPARCLLRLTRSQATPPPDATVTVVAGDSPERLATLRTFSQADFAGTGLDIRLSIPKPAGDELTFGFLLEPGTVHGGIDLVTMEIFFPDRPGSPQLMASSLEGKADIVPWKPGTVRLGDSSLYGFASNDPLLQAFLAENPNIAPVASLPGLSLYDPALARPWFALPDTREVLMPQETKGLLVSGAMSGQSLNLGKTALELPFDAPPGSTLALNPGGRGRLWATQDYSVGPGAAFSSFNITAGPEGPCLTCANENSCFITYALRSRLPVREVRLVYCPEAYGEPGMENGVRLSFSTDGNSYRTLDSFTVAESELWEGKKRRISRTTLDKPSERIYLRFELSSSKARLWAGPGYPMRIDAWLDPAQIIPMKPFASPFSLSKGAGPLRLYLSTKPLEDLDRLLAPH
- the pyrE gene encoding orotate phosphoribosyltransferase; this translates as MRRKQAGRTVQSGQFPQSGGGHLQKGVRGVKQRLAKIILDKSYREGDFVLTSGRKSDYYFDCKPTALHPEGSFLIGSMFCEMLSGIDVQGVGGMTLGADPLVSAVTVMSFIGKRPLPGFIVRKQAKGHGTNQYLEGLGNFKQGDKVAMLEDVVTTGGTLLKACERVRAAGLEIVAVLAVLDRQEGGRENLAAAGYELQSIFTRADLVAAKGI
- a CDS encoding zinc ribbon domain-containing protein; the protein is MPIYEYRCQECQQTFEEWQKDFAERKVPCPVCGGKAERLISSSSFVLKGGGWYSDAYSKPSSAKTESATAEAAPAPKPEAKPEVKPCAASCASGGCSN
- a CDS encoding sel1 repeat family protein; translation: MHPVTSHSRHTVLSVVILALSLFSLPVSAATPGDLFAEGYRHLTGQGQPRDATMAASLFLEAAQAGEPQAQYQLGVMYMDGLGVPTDSLWAYFWLSRAIQNPGLPDLAREQARGRLDALRKQLSADQKRRLGLSNDETRIP